A stretch of Sulfurimonas xiamenensis DNA encodes these proteins:
- the murA gene encoding UDP-N-acetylglucosamine 1-carboxyvinyltransferase codes for MDYLKIKKADSLHGEIKISGAKNASLPLIAMSILAKNRVSIKNLPHVVDINTLLKLLSNLGAKCSSTWTKNENITTIDTSCLSETKATYDIVRTMRASILVLGPILARFRHCEVSLPGGCAIGQRPVDLHLKALEQMGAVINIEAGYIHATAPNGLKGCNIIFDKITVTGTANIVMAAALADGVTTITNAAREPEVVQLCEILNASGVKIEGIATAVLTIHGTSGKLLNIDDFTIIPDRIEAGTYLCAAAITKSKLTLTDVNAKHLGAVLSKLEEMGNKFTITDNTITIHPAKSLKPAKITTQEYPAFPTDMQAQFLVLATQAKGTSIIEEKLFENRFMHVSELQRMGADVSLNGNVATINGKSKLSGTDVMATDLRASSALVLAGLVAEGITNVHRIYHLDRGYDSLEEKLQNVGAEIKRLKE; via the coding sequence ATGGACTACTTAAAAATAAAAAAAGCTGATTCTCTGCATGGAGAAATAAAAATTTCTGGTGCCAAAAATGCATCTTTGCCATTAATAGCAATGAGTATATTGGCAAAAAATCGTGTATCTATTAAAAATTTACCTCATGTTGTAGATATAAATACTCTTTTAAAATTACTATCAAACTTAGGTGCAAAATGTTCATCTACATGGACAAAGAATGAAAATATTACAACTATTGACACCTCTTGTCTGAGTGAAACAAAAGCAACATATGATATAGTAAGGACAATGCGTGCTTCCATACTTGTTTTAGGTCCGATTTTAGCACGGTTTAGACATTGTGAAGTATCTTTGCCTGGCGGCTGTGCAATAGGACAAAGACCTGTTGATTTGCACCTTAAAGCGCTTGAACAGATGGGTGCTGTTATAAATATAGAAGCCGGTTATATTCATGCTACTGCCCCAAATGGGTTAAAAGGCTGCAATATAATTTTTGATAAAATAACTGTTACGGGTACCGCAAATATTGTTATGGCAGCAGCTTTGGCAGATGGAGTCACAACCATTACAAATGCTGCCAGAGAGCCTGAAGTAGTTCAACTTTGTGAGATCTTAAATGCGAGCGGCGTTAAGATAGAGGGTATTGCTACTGCGGTATTGACTATTCACGGAACTTCTGGAAAACTTTTAAATATAGATGATTTTACTATTATCCCAGACCGGATAGAAGCAGGAACCTATCTATGCGCAGCTGCTATAACCAAATCAAAGCTTACATTAACAGATGTAAATGCAAAACATCTTGGTGCTGTTTTATCAAAATTGGAAGAGATGGGAAATAAATTTACAATCACAGATAATACCATCACGATTCATCCAGCGAAAAGTCTTAAACCTGCTAAAATAACCACTCAGGAATATCCTGCATTTCCTACTGATATGCAAGCTCAATTTTTAGTGCTTGCTACACAAGCAAAAGGAACTTCTATTATTGAAGAGAAACTTTTTGAAAATAGATTTATGCATGTCAGTGAGCTTCAAAGAATGGGTGCAGATGTATCACTAAACGGAAATGTTGCAACTATAAACGGAAAGTCAAAATTAAGCGGAACTGATGTTATGGCAACAGATTTACGAGCTTCAAGTGCACTAGTTTTAGCAGGTCTTGTAGCAGAGGGTATAACCAATGTACATCGTATATACCATCTTGATAGAGGTTACGACTCTTTAGAAGAAAAATTGCAAAATGTAGGTGCAGAGATAAAAAGATTAAAAGAGTAA
- a CDS encoding ABC transporter permease, translated as MPKVSIFILVFVFIISFFGSNFYSVDAYMLDSNAILVPPSWEHLLGTDRLGRDIFARLIEGGKVSLIIGVGSAFIASIIGLILGSTAGYFRGNIDKGFVVLVDLFLTFPTFFLLLALVSYVNASALVLIVIISTTGWMTTARLIRSESFEITSKPYIKILNIAKVSKLKILFKYYAPLLAPIYFVSFTFGVGGAILAESGLSFLGLGIVAPQMSWGTILSSGKDVVEIAWWVSFFPGLMIFLVTFSLINISNYLQHLTNKKEIQ; from the coding sequence ATGCCTAAAGTTAGTATTTTTATACTTGTTTTTGTCTTTATAATATCTTTTTTTGGTTCTAATTTTTACTCGGTTGATGCCTATATGTTAGATAGCAATGCTATTTTAGTTCCGCCTTCATGGGAACATCTTCTTGGCACTGACAGACTTGGCAGGGATATTTTTGCACGACTTATTGAAGGCGGAAAAGTCTCGCTTATTATTGGTGTAGGAAGCGCTTTTATTGCTTCAATAATAGGATTAATTTTGGGTTCTACGGCTGGATATTTTCGAGGAAATATAGATAAGGGTTTTGTTGTTTTAGTGGATCTGTTTTTAACATTTCCGACATTTTTTTTACTTCTAGCTCTTGTTAGTTATGTAAATGCTTCTGCACTGGTTTTAATAGTTATTATATCTACTACAGGATGGATGACTACGGCAAGACTTATTCGCTCAGAGAGTTTTGAAATAACATCGAAACCATATATAAAGATACTAAACATTGCAAAAGTCTCTAAATTAAAAATACTTTTTAAGTACTATGCACCTCTTTTGGCACCAATCTATTTCGTTAGTTTTACCTTTGGGGTAGGTGGAGCTATCCTTGCAGAATCGGGTCTTAGTTTTTTAGGACTTGGAATTGTTGCTCCTCAAATGAGTTGGGGTACAATTCTTAGCAGTGGAAAGGATGTTGTAGAGATTGCATGGTGGGTTAGTTTCTTTCCGGGTCTTATGATATTTTTAGTTACTTTTTCTTTAATCAATATCTCAAATTATCTTCAACACTTAACAAATAAAAAAGAGATTCAGTAA
- the rsmD gene encoding 16S rRNA (guanine(966)-N(2))-methyltransferase RsmD, which translates to MKNKEITKKIISGKFKNKSLKIPSKTTTRSSKAIVLESFFNTIQFEIIDATFVELFSGSGSIGLEALSRGAKHVLFMERDRDAIKILKENIQQTDPALCEIYSGDTFINIQSVVKTLQRKSEKAYFYIDPPFNIREGMEDIYDKTIDLIASLPKECVKLIIIEHMSGLEIPDTIGPFYIIKSKKFGNTTLTYFKSKDIE; encoded by the coding sequence ATGAAAAATAAAGAAATAACTAAAAAAATAATATCTGGGAAGTTTAAAAATAAAAGTTTAAAAATTCCATCAAAAACTACAACAAGAAGTTCAAAAGCTATAGTTTTGGAATCCTTTTTTAATACAATTCAGTTTGAAATAATAGACGCAACTTTTGTAGAACTCTTTTCAGGAAGCGGTTCTATTGGTCTTGAAGCACTTAGCCGCGGCGCAAAACATGTTCTTTTTATGGAGCGTGATCGTGATGCGATAAAAATTTTAAAAGAAAATATCCAGCAGACTGATCCGGCTTTGTGTGAAATTTACAGTGGTGATACATTTATCAACATTCAGAGTGTTGTAAAAACTTTGCAGAGAAAGAGTGAAAAGGCATATTTTTATATAGATCCTCCTTTTAACATAAGAGAAGGGATGGAGGATATATACGATAAAACTATTGATTTGATAGCTTCTTTGCCAAAAGAGTGTGTAAAACTTATAATTATAGAGCATATGAGCGGTTTAGAAATTCCAGATACAATAGGTCCGTTTTATATCATAAAATCAAAAAAATTTGGAAATACAACTTTAACATATTTTAAAAGTAAAGATATAGAATGA
- a CDS encoding 3'-5' exonuclease, translating into MLIFLDLETTGLDSSDKICSIGLISVDKNKVVSKYELVNEGKKISSKASSINHITNEMIKGKPPLKESDAWKFLQEHNNENSTIIAHNASFDLKMLNACGFKWYGKVIDTLRATKHLIPECEHFSLQFLRYELKLYKNEKKEALKCSLSMVENEFIAHNALADALYVKLLYDYLLDMKTDNELLELSFKHVLIEKFDFGKYSGRYIEEISMCNRGYLEWLLVNVTDMDEDLKYSINKYLDIKSSF; encoded by the coding sequence ATGTTAATATTTTTGGATTTGGAAACTACAGGGTTAGATAGCAGTGATAAAATCTGTTCTATAGGTTTAATCTCTGTTGATAAAAACAAGGTGGTCTCAAAATATGAACTTGTAAATGAAGGGAAAAAAATCTCTTCGAAAGCTTCAAGTATAAATCATATTACAAATGAGATGATAAAAGGAAAACCACCTTTAAAAGAGAGCGATGCCTGGAAATTTTTACAAGAGCATAACAATGAAAATTCAACAATTATAGCTCACAATGCAAGTTTTGATCTAAAGATGTTAAATGCATGCGGATTTAAATGGTATGGTAAAGTTATTGATACTCTTCGTGCTACAAAACACTTAATTCCGGAGTGTGAGCACTTCTCTTTACAATTTTTAAGGTATGAGTTAAAACTCTATAAAAATGAGAAAAAAGAGGCTTTGAAATGTTCTTTGTCAATGGTTGAAAATGAATTTATTGCGCATAATGCGCTTGCTGATGCGTTATATGTAAAACTTTTATATGATTATCTTTTAGATATGAAAACAGATAATGAGTTACTTGAGCTTAGTTTTAAACATGTGCTGATTGAGAAATTTGATTTTGGTAAATATAGCGGGCGTTATATAGAAGAGATAAGTATGTGCAACAGAGGATATTTGGAGTGGTTATTGGTAAATGTGACTGATATGGATGAAGATTTAAAATATAGTATAAACAAATATTTAGATATTAAATCTTCTTTTTGA